The Silene latifolia isolate original U9 population chromosome Y, ASM4854445v1, whole genome shotgun sequence sequence gtgtagGGCCCCACTTTCTTTGGCTGATTTAATTTCTCTCTTGTAATTTAAGAGTTgttgtgcatttcatttagtataaatatttataatataccaattttaaaattttaaaataataaaatttgtTTAAATTGTTGGATAGGACGTGAGAAAAATTTATTGAAATAATAACAAATCTAAAAATATCTTacttttataattattattactaataGAGTAATTTTATTTAAGTCTTACTTAACTAACACAATTATTATTGCACTTATCAGTAAATATAAGTttcaataaattaatataatgagcATCAATTGAAAAATAAATGATTTAACACAAATTAACAACCAAATTTCATTTTAAAATATTATAAAtgtaaaaacaaaaacaagagtAAAATAAGTATTATGCAAAAAAATGGAATCGGAATCATTATCAGCAGATTCATACTAATCCGTTCGGAAAAAATATGAAGCTTAAAAAATTTAAATAGATGATTTTCCTCAAAaggtatgaattttttttttgaatactaTAAGTGGAGAAAAACGAAAACAATAATTGATTATTAAATCTCAAATAGAACCGTGTTGCAtaaagaaaacacaaaattaagTATAGCCATTGAAATACAAACGGTAAATTATCTTATTTACTATAAGATCCtataaaattaactaattaagtGTGAAAAATTAATAGTATAAATGTTATGTAACAATCAAAGAAACacaattgtcaaaaaaaaaaaaacaatcaaagaaagacAATTAAAATATTACCTAACCTCATATATCAGATGCGCGCTTCGTTgaaccaaaaagaaaaaaatatatcGGATAGAATACTTAAATTTTATCAGATCAATCATAAAAATTGCTTCACTAACAATGATCTACATAGTAAAATAATTTTATTTGTAGTTAAATAAGGTTGAAGAGGTAGTGAAAGATGAACTGAAGTTGGAAAAAAAATTGGGGGAATGAGGACCACGGCTAGGGTTAGATTTTCATTTAACTTAATAGGGTATTTCAATATGTTGGGTCTTTACGATATTACCGAGTGTTTGTTACTCCGTATAACAATTGAGCCGAATGTGTTATACTTCGAAAGTCCGAAGTGGTCAATCCTCAAATCACAAAGGTCGTATAACAATTTTCAGTAAGTCTTGCATAAGACATAATATTCGTTTATTTATAAAACAAATTTAAATATTAACATGGTGATAATAAGGATAagattttttgtatttttcagacAGTTTATCATGTCATTTGGTATGTATTTGAACGGATTCAAATACTAGCATGGTGATACTCCGATGTCATATAGTAAATAAGGCCAAAATTTTTGGCATTTCCTATATAGTTTATTATGCCATTTAgtatgtatttgacccgtcttacgGTTAAGACAAAAGTACCTGTTAATACTCCGATGTCATATATTGGGCCAAAATTTTAATATTTCTGATAGATGAAAAGTATCCACTAAACTCTTACATATTTATTTCTGTTTAACAAAAAGACTATTTTAATtataggctctgtttggtaaaatgacgtaatagtatatgataattatttaatattatagactaAAGAGGTAAATAAAAAACGGAAGATAAAATAAAATCTGGTATCTTATATCTATTCATTTCAGATAACTTATTTGTCAAACACTTGGAAAAAATAAGGTACCGAAAATTTTGGTCAACTAAGTTATCTGAAATTTCTTATCAAACCGAGCCTTAGACTGgatttcaaagaacttaaaattacataattttattACATAATTTATATTCCATTTTGTAACTTTATTAAATATATATGTTATTTACAAATAAATTTTTCTATATTTGTAAATTTATTagataatttatatatttttagtCAAATTATTGATATTCAATCCCGTGCAATTTTTGCACGGATTTAAACTAGTTTAATGAAAAGTACTGTCTTTCCAATTTGAAGGTTTGACTAAAACTTAATTCCCATTATGGTGTTTATGTTGGTTTGGAAGGTAATCCAAACCTACACAAACACCATATTGGGAATTAAGTTAAACCCTAGCCTAAAATGAGAATTATTTTTATTCTTAGCACCATATTCGGAAATCACTCGAATAATATACTCCCTACATCTCAATCATTTATCTACCTTTAATTATACTATCCATTCGCAATAAatataaaaagtaaacaaattaCTAGGACGAAACCGTACAATTTTATCCAACTAAAGAAATACTCTTACATTAGGTTAGTTAAGAAGTCGAGTGAAACGGTCTTATAGAAATAGTGCGAGCTCTTAAGATATGTCAACTCTTCTATAGGACCGTCTTATAACATAGGACGGGCCCAATATGAGAAATTAGCCCAGATTTACGTATAAACAGTGGGAACAATGCTCCATTAAATCACATCTATTCCGTCGTCGTGAACCCCATCCCCACCAACGCCACAGTCCCCGGTAAATCATTCCTCCAATCACCGTCTTACCAGCTCTGCGGCCCTACGCCTCGACCCTATCCACACCACCTCCATGGAAGAACTTCGACAACCACTAAGTCACGGTGATGCCGATTATCAATAAACGAGGTTAGAAATTAGATGGTTTTAACTTGATTACTCAAGATTTTAAATAGATTCTTATGGGttttttgtttgatttatttTGTATATGCTTTGATTTATTTTGTATATTCTTAATTAGAGGCTTATTTAAAGTGTCCCATACACACTATTTGATAATTAATATTTTTAACTTGAAAACTTGTagttttaatttcaaaattttacaACTTAGTATGAATATTGAGTCTTTATAGTTATGTTGTAAGTTCGAGTTTTAAGATTTTAGTTTACTAACTAGTAACTTTAACTTGATAACTTTCAAAATATAAATTAGGATTTTAGTTTAATAACTAGATTGTTGACAACTTATTGTTTTAAGTTAAAAACTCATTACTTGATGAATATTTTCAGTGGGTTTACGTCGTGGAGTAGGATCGTCGATCGTCGGCGACCCAAATGGGCAGGTTAGGTCAAGGATGAATTACTTTGGGGATTGATACGGTGGTTTACAGGTGAGGGACGGAGGTTGCCATGACTAAGGGACACGGAGCAACAAAGGAGGAAATACCAGTGAAGTTGACTCAGCAACAAGGGTGAAGAAAGGTTGGGCTGCCTCTTAATTGGGCCTGTCTTACTATACTAGTAGTCTTACACAACAATTAGTGTTATGTCATATAGAAGAATTATAAGACAAACCTTTTGCTTGGCAAGATCTTGGCAGCCAGTGAAATTCTCAGGGAATTTGCAGGTTCCAAACGGCACTGTAAATGCTCTTGCAAAGTTTGCTCCACTTGTTGCCAATCTCTTCTTGTCATTCAAATCCTACTCGATCCAATCAAAAACGCTTTTTAAGTCATACTCCTCGTTACGCGTAAACTAAGTGAAGAATAACTACTTACTAAAGGCAACATATCATATTGACATGGAGAACAGGCATACACATATGAGACAGTCTCATACAAAACTCATTGTTTTAACAAAAGACTAACCTTGTTGGCCTTGCTCTTCTCAAGGTAGTCATCAATGACCCCAGCATTAGGATTTGATGCGGAAACAGAAGTAGCAACAAGGGCAGCCGCCAAGCCGAAAAGTGCAACTCTTCTTCCTTCATTTCCCTTGACTTCCTCATTCACATCATGTTTTTGTGACCTGATCATGGCAATTTTCTCGCCACCGACCACATTCGATGGTGCAACACATATCACTGACGAAGTCTTCGAGCTAAGCTCCAACCCTCCTGACCCGGAGATGGCGTAGCTGCATGCTAATACACTAGAGTTCATTGAAGCCATTTCTAATGTTCTGTAAGCCCTGTTGATTGAAATTTCTTGCGTTTCGACTATTAAGTTAgggggctgatttatatcgacgacgttttagtaaatatcgacgacgtttttcataaaaaagacgatgactgcccttttgactttctctctctaaaaaaatttcTCCCAAActcaactaaattaaaaacaaacaacaacaacaacaattaacaatatgtCAGCCTAATTAGTTCATGACATTAATTTTGTAAATaacatattgttaattgtttgcGTAAATCTGAAATTTATACCCAAGGTTGAACCATGGACCAAACTTTGAGATCTAACGTTCAGCCATGGACCAAACGTTGGAAATCAACGTTTGccgtggtccaaacgttggaatcccacgtttggccacggagaattttttttttttttttttttttttaaaaaaaaattaaaaaaaataaataaaaatttctCCGTACAAAACggattccaacgtttggaccacggCTAACGTTGGTTTTTGCGTTTGACCACGCCAACGTTAGTTTCCACGTTTGGACCATGGAAAACGCGTTGGTTTTCAACGTTTGGTCCGTGGTCGATtgttgaatctcaacatttaGTCCATGAACTAGttcatttttttattaaaaaaaccgtgtttaatacgtttatttgccgattttttaaatttatttaagtTTTCTAGTCGATGTGCGTTAATTTCTAACATCTTTTAATTGGTTTAATGCAATACGAGATCGAAATGTAGTTGATTTTTAGtagaatttgagagaaaattatttagagagagaaaatagtgtaattatgcaaagggcattatcgtcttttggattgaaaacgtcgacgatatttactaaaacgtcgacgATATTTACAAATCCGGTTAAGTTATGATGGGAAAATGGTGAGTTTTTTTGGGTTTTGTTGGTTGGATTAAGGATTTTGATTTGGATTACAAGAGTGACATG is a genomic window containing:
- the LOC141633762 gene encoding photosystem I reaction center subunit N, chloroplastic-like, translated to MASMNSSVLACSYAISGSGGLELSSKTSSVICVAPSNVVGGEKIAMIRSQKHDVNEEVKGNEGRRVALFGLAAALVATSVSASNPNAGVIDDYLEKSKANKDLNDKKRLATSGANFARAFTVPFGTCKFPENFTGCQDLAKQKKVPFISDDLAVECEGKDKYKCGSNVFWKW